The Clostridiaceae bacterium HFYG-1003 genome includes a window with the following:
- the proB gene encoding glutamate 5-kinase: protein MTKEGTATVKQHHCLVLKVGSSSLVSPEGEVQENFIRRISQELHALRQSGWDVIIVSSGAIAMGRILYNKPTRKSLSQKQALSAIGQRYIVNLWQNAFDAFGILTSQILLTRDDFKSRKRMLNFRNVLTELLSMGSIPIINENDALSSDEIRVGDNDTLGALVAVAAGATHYVIMSDIEGLYDKDPSRYSDGRIIPEVDSITDEIRQMAGGSGSAIGTGGMITKLSSAEIVTRAGITMYIVSHSLQHLAQRLEDQAGMGTRFKARKNISRHRHWIGFQSSPTGTLVIDDGAVKALQGHKSLLAVGIVEVSGLFKPGDTVEIRTQEGRLIAKGLSNLPSSQINLIKGKQNAQHRNILQQEVHSSVVHANNMIILEETKP from the coding sequence ATGACGAAAGAAGGTACTGCCACTGTGAAACAACACCATTGCCTGGTCCTGAAAGTGGGCTCTTCATCTCTGGTCAGCCCGGAAGGAGAGGTTCAGGAGAATTTCATCCGGCGCATCAGCCAGGAATTGCACGCGCTCCGACAATCCGGCTGGGACGTCATTATCGTCTCTTCCGGAGCGATCGCCATGGGCCGAATCCTGTATAATAAACCAACCCGCAAAAGCCTGAGCCAGAAACAGGCACTCTCAGCCATCGGCCAGCGCTACATCGTGAACCTCTGGCAGAATGCCTTTGACGCCTTCGGAATCCTGACCAGTCAGATTCTGCTGACCCGGGATGACTTTAAATCCAGAAAGCGAATGCTGAACTTCCGCAACGTCCTGACGGAACTGCTCAGTATGGGGAGTATTCCCATCATCAATGAAAATGACGCCCTCTCCAGTGATGAGATCCGGGTCGGAGACAATGATACGCTGGGCGCCCTGGTAGCCGTTGCGGCCGGTGCCACCCATTATGTGATCATGTCAGATATCGAAGGTCTGTATGATAAGGATCCCTCCCGGTATTCCGATGGCCGGATTATTCCGGAAGTCGATTCCATTACCGATGAAATCCGGCAGATGGCCGGGGGATCAGGCTCCGCCATCGGAACCGGCGGCATGATCACCAAGCTGTCCTCCGCCGAAATCGTCACCCGGGCCGGCATCACCATGTACATCGTAAGCCATTCCCTGCAGCACCTGGCACAGCGCCTGGAGGACCAGGCCGGCATGGGGACCCGCTTCAAGGCGAGAAAAAACATCTCACGCCATCGTCACTGGATTGGATTCCAGTCCAGCCCCACCGGCACCCTGGTCATCGACGACGGAGCCGTCAAAGCTCTGCAGGGGCATAAGTCGCTGCTGGCGGTCGGCATCGTTGAAGTCAGCGGACTGTTCAAGCCGGGGGATACCGTGGAAATCCGCACGCAGGAAGGTCGACTCATCGCCAAGGGCCTGTCCAACTTACCGTCCAGTCAGATCAATCTGATCAAGGGAAAGCAGAATGCCCAGCACCGGAACATCCTGCAGCAGGAAGTCCACTCAAGCGTGGTCCACGCCAACAATATGATCATTCTGGAGGAAACCAAGCCATGA
- a CDS encoding prolyl-tRNA synthetase associated domain-containing protein: MTKEEVYAVLTDKGYEFESVDHVPVFTMEEMEREIHRDLSDVAKNVFLRDEKKKHWYLVVVQKDKNLDMAKLKDKIGSTRLSFAREDYLMERLGVERGAVTPLAILNDPDHVVEVILDEDMARRERIAIHPCDNTATVWMKVRDLETLIRENGNSLKKISL; this comes from the coding sequence ATGACAAAAGAAGAAGTATACGCGGTTCTGACGGACAAGGGCTATGAATTTGAATCGGTCGACCATGTTCCGGTATTTACCATGGAAGAGATGGAACGGGAGATTCACAGAGACCTAAGTGATGTGGCCAAGAATGTGTTTTTACGGGATGAAAAGAAAAAACACTGGTACCTTGTTGTTGTCCAAAAGGACAAGAACCTGGATATGGCCAAGCTCAAGGATAAGATTGGCTCAACCCGGCTGAGCTTTGCCCGGGAAGATTATCTGATGGAGCGCCTGGGGGTTGAAAGAGGTGCCGTCACGCCGTTGGCAATACTGAATGACCCAGATCATGTGGTTGAGGTAATCCTGGACGAGGATATGGCCAGACGGGAGAGAATCGCAATCCATCCCTGCGACAACACAGCGACCGTCTGGATGAAAGTCCGGGATCTGGAAACTCTGATCCGGGAGAATGGCAACTCTCTGAAGAAAATCTCGCTATAA
- a CDS encoding glutamate-5-semialdehyde dehydrogenase — MKSDLEHLLTRSRVSSKILRKTNTALRNRALTAMADGLLKASERILEENKKDVTLAAAAGISSSLLDRLTLTPARIQGMAQGILDIKELPDPIGRILRGNRLKNGMIVEQVTEPLGVIAMIYEARPNVTADAAALALKSANSCILRGGKEALHTNRILTNLIRDAIAPHLPQDSVILIENPDHALVDELLTARGLVDLVIPRGSSRLINKVVADARVPVIETGAGICTAYVAESANLEQALAIVINGKTQRPSVCNALENLLVHEAVVDRFIPRLAEELASRHTELRGDERMIRLTGCPGAVPEDYDTEYLDYILSAKTVSSTEEAIAFINEHGTHHSDVILTEDYREARRFLEDVDSACVYVNASTRFSDGAEFGYGAEIGISTQKMHARGPFGLNELTTTKYLITGEGQVRE; from the coding sequence ATGAAATCAGATCTGGAACATCTCCTGACGCGATCCCGCGTCAGCTCAAAGATCCTGCGCAAAACCAACACTGCCCTGCGCAACCGAGCGCTGACAGCCATGGCCGACGGACTGCTGAAAGCCAGTGAACGGATCCTCGAAGAAAATAAGAAAGACGTAACCCTGGCAGCAGCCGCAGGAATCAGTTCCTCTCTGCTCGACCGGCTTACCCTGACTCCGGCTCGGATTCAGGGGATGGCTCAGGGCATTCTGGACATAAAGGAACTGCCCGATCCCATCGGACGCATTCTGCGGGGAAACCGCCTGAAAAATGGCATGATCGTCGAGCAGGTCACCGAGCCGCTTGGCGTCATTGCCATGATTTATGAAGCCAGACCCAATGTCACGGCAGATGCCGCAGCCCTGGCGCTGAAAAGCGCCAACAGCTGCATTCTGCGCGGCGGAAAAGAAGCCCTTCACACCAACCGAATCCTGACGAACCTGATCCGCGACGCCATCGCGCCGCATCTGCCCCAGGACAGCGTAATCCTGATTGAAAATCCAGACCATGCACTGGTTGATGAACTGCTTACGGCCAGAGGCCTGGTGGATCTTGTCATCCCACGAGGTTCCAGCCGCCTGATCAATAAAGTAGTGGCGGATGCCAGAGTGCCGGTTATTGAAACCGGAGCGGGCATCTGCACGGCTTATGTGGCAGAATCGGCCAATCTGGAACAGGCTCTCGCCATCGTGATCAATGGAAAAACCCAGCGTCCGTCGGTCTGCAATGCCCTTGAAAACCTGCTGGTCCACGAGGCGGTAGTTGACCGGTTCATTCCCCGACTGGCGGAGGAACTGGCCAGCCGGCACACTGAACTGCGCGGCGATGAGCGGATGATCCGGCTGACCGGCTGCCCCGGCGCTGTCCCGGAGGACTATGATACCGAGTATCTGGATTACATCCTGAGCGCCAAAACCGTCAGTTCCACCGAGGAAGCCATCGCCTTCATCAATGAGCACGGCACCCACCACAGCGATGTCATTCTGACGGAAGACTACCGCGAAGCCCGCCGTTTCCTCGAAGACGTCGACTCAGCCTGCGTCTATGTCAACGCCTCGACCCGCTTCAGCGACGGGGCTGAATTCGGCTATGGCGCAGAAATCGGAATCAGTACCCAGAAAATGCATGCCCGGGGGCCCTTCGGCCTGAATGAACTGACCACCACCAAATATCTGATCACCGGAGAGGGCCAGGTGCGCGAATAA
- a CDS encoding TfoX/Sxy family protein, giving the protein MASSIELVEWIADQLREAGEVRYRKMFGEYGFYLDDKYFGGVMDNRFLIKMTKAGEKLMPQGPTALPYEGGKPMLLIENLEDREFIRRIVRATVEELPEPVGKPRKAK; this is encoded by the coding sequence ATGGCATCAAGCATTGAATTGGTCGAATGGATCGCAGATCAGCTCCGAGAGGCGGGAGAAGTCCGGTATCGCAAAATGTTCGGAGAATATGGCTTCTACCTGGATGACAAGTACTTCGGCGGTGTCATGGACAATCGTTTTCTGATCAAAATGACAAAGGCGGGGGAGAAACTGATGCCCCAGGGTCCTACCGCTCTGCCCTACGAAGGGGGCAAGCCGATGTTACTGATTGAGAACCTGGAAGACAGGGAGTTTATTCGGCGGATCGTCAGAGCCACAGTGGAAGAACTCCCTGAACCAGTGGGAAAGCCCAGAAAAGCGAAATAA
- a CDS encoding transcriptional repressor, translating to MDREALKKNLADHGLKVSRQRLQILDFLVHTESHPTADEIFRKLNQDNPVLSRATVYNTLNTFVETGVIHALDLRDSETRYDASLHDHGHFRCKVCQKLFNFEIGEDLLKHELPGYRIEEHHVTLRGVCPACLKKEKK from the coding sequence ATGGATCGTGAAGCGTTAAAGAAAAATCTGGCGGACCACGGTCTCAAGGTATCCAGACAACGACTCCAGATTCTGGATTTTCTGGTACATACCGAAAGCCATCCCACCGCTGATGAAATCTTCCGCAAACTGAATCAGGACAATCCCGTGCTGTCCCGGGCCACCGTGTACAACACGTTGAATACATTCGTCGAAACGGGCGTCATTCACGCGCTGGACCTGCGCGACAGTGAAACCCGCTATGACGCCAGCCTGCATGATCATGGCCACTTTCGGTGCAAAGTCTGTCAAAAGCTGTTCAACTTTGAAATCGGCGAGGATCTGCTGAAGCATGAGCTGCCCGGCTACCGGATTGAAGAGCACCATGTGACCTTGCGCGGCGTGTGTCCCGCCTGCCTGAAGAAAGAAAAGAAATAG
- a CDS encoding PTS sugar transporter subunit IIC: MDGKNEHLIRDYFINVLNGMAWGLFSSLLIGLIIKQIGMLTGISQLVAFGNVAQRMMGPAIGVGVAYALKAPALVIMSCVAVGAIGAGSISFNGTTAVIGVGEPVGAFAAALIAAEVGKRMAGKTKVDIVLVPLETILTGGIAAIVVSPIMTRIMTALGSFINTATELQPIPMGIIVSVVMGIVLTLPISSAALAISLGLSGLAAGAATAGCAANMIGFAIASYQDNGVGGTIAQGLGTSMLQIPNIIRKPIIWLPAIVASAILGPISTYVLKMTSIPSGAGMGTSGLVGQFAMTEVMGTSPQVLLQIALMHFILPGVIAWAVAALMRRRGLIQPGDMKLASIKH; this comes from the coding sequence ATGGATGGAAAGAATGAACATCTGATACGCGATTATTTCATCAATGTACTGAACGGAATGGCCTGGGGGTTGTTTTCATCACTTCTGATCGGCTTGATTATCAAGCAGATCGGCATGCTGACCGGAATCAGTCAGCTGGTGGCGTTTGGCAATGTCGCCCAGCGCATGATGGGACCGGCCATCGGTGTCGGTGTCGCATATGCCTTGAAAGCACCGGCACTGGTCATTATGAGCTGCGTGGCGGTGGGCGCCATTGGAGCCGGTTCCATTTCATTCAACGGAACAACTGCCGTCATCGGCGTCGGTGAACCCGTGGGCGCCTTTGCGGCAGCCCTGATCGCGGCAGAGGTCGGCAAGCGCATGGCAGGCAAGACCAAAGTGGATATTGTGCTGGTTCCGCTGGAAACCATTCTGACGGGAGGGATCGCAGCAATTGTTGTCAGCCCGATTATGACCAGAATCATGACCGCGCTGGGCTCCTTCATCAATACCGCGACGGAACTCCAGCCCATTCCGATGGGCATTATCGTCAGCGTAGTCATGGGCATTGTGCTGACCCTGCCCATCTCATCGGCTGCCCTGGCCATTTCCCTCGGACTTTCCGGACTCGCTGCCGGAGCGGCGACAGCCGGCTGTGCCGCGAATATGATTGGTTTTGCCATCGCTTCCTATCAGGACAACGGCGTTGGCGGAACCATTGCCCAGGGACTAGGCACCTCCATGCTGCAAATCCCCAATATCATCCGGAAACCCATCATCTGGCTTCCCGCCATCGTCGCCTCCGCCATTCTGGGGCCAATCTCCACGTATGTCCTGAAGATGACATCTATACCAAGCGGAGCAGGGATGGGGACCTCCGGACTGGTTGGCCAGTTCGCCATGACGGAAGTCATGGGCACATCTCCCCAGGTTCTGCTTCAGATTGCCCTGATGCATTTTATTCTTCCGGGTGTCATCGCCTGGGCGGTAGCCGCCCTGATGCGGCGCCGGGGATTGATTCAGCCCGGTGACATGAAACTGGCTTCGATAAAACACTGA